A single genomic interval of Homalodisca vitripennis isolate AUS2020 unplaced genomic scaffold, UT_GWSS_2.1 ScUCBcl_3125;HRSCAF=8445, whole genome shotgun sequence harbors:
- the LOC124372406 gene encoding uncharacterized protein LOC124372406 gives MFYEIDKGNSKAAITVMFSFSACGRIVPPMLIYPYHRLPSTIVNSVPDSWGIGHSNTGWMKSEVFYEYIGNVFNAHLEKNNITRPVILFVDGHKSHLSYQLSQLCSELQIILIALYPNATRIMQPADVAAFRPIKSGWKKAVFNWRSNHPTDALTKENVAPILKHVVDEVKPQTLTNGFRACGLFPWNCNSIDYTKCLGKTQMKIVPLSGKDVVTLDQFEGIVGDEMIEKFRNIEKVVSENNEPPLFFTLYRVWEEFSRNKQPQKFGSPHAVMELNPHSPKTVTDVCVPDRPIVKDATQLMLQKQQNYDPEINLPAPDVSANALKNDTTYLQQSKCETMYNNVNVKLDHNYTTPEKKLSEGSRVALHASQGIAQASGSSGPALADVLVWPETPTRKGKRKTERVPYVVSSKKWKIIYEEKEEKKAKEERAKAERKRLREEKKLSKAQKGNSTKQHSKISVKKKNYEDQLCGKVKVEKSIDVDNGPSVSHKPKSVGKKLFPVTKNGLCYSCGTNFKDEEVSQPVECDMCDRLYHIKCIQNREDLDQHDPVFVCNICLDFGNEIANELNI, from the coding sequence atgttttatgaaattgaCAAGGGAAATTCAAAAGCCGCCATTACtgtgatgttttctttttctgcttGTGGGCGAATTGTTCCACCGATGTTAATCTATCCGTACCATAGATtaccatcaacaattgtaaattcTGTACCAGACTCTTGGGGTATTGGTCATTCGAACACTGGATGGATGAAATCCGAAGTCTTTTATGAGTACATCGGTAATGTTTTTAATGCACAccttgaaaaaaacaatatcacacgGCCAGTTATCCTTTTTGTAGATGGGCATAAGAGCCATCTTTCCTATCAGCTAAGCCAACTGTGTTCTGAGTTGCAAATAATACTGATAGCCCTATACCCAAACGCTACCAGAATAATGCAGCCAGCAGATGTTGCTGCATTTAGACCAATCAAGTCAGGCTGGAAAAAGGCAGTGTTTAATTGGCGTAGTAACCACCCGACAGACGCTTTAACTAAGGAGAATGTTGCACCAATCCTGAAACATGTAGTGGACGAGGTCAAGCCTCAAACACTTACTAACGGATTTAGAGCCTGTGGCTTGTTTCCTTGGAACTGCAACTCAATTGACTATACAAAGTGTCTTGGTAAAACCCAAATGAAAATTGTACCATTAAGCGGTAAAGATGTAGTTACCTTGGATCAATTCGAAGGGATTGTAGGAGACGAAATGATAGAAAAATTCCGCAATATAGAGAAAGTTGTGTCGGAAAATAATGAACCTCCACTGTTTTTCACACTATATCGAGTGTGGGAGGAGTTTTCCAGAAATAAGCAACCTCAAAAATTTGGTTCGCCACATGCTGTCATGGAACTAAATCCACACTCTCCAAAAACTGTCACTGATGTATGTGTGCCAGATAGGCCTATTGTCAAAGATGCCACACAactgatgttacaaaaacaacaaaactatgatCCTGAAATTAATTTACCTGCACCAGATGTCAGTgccaatgcattaaaaaatgacaCCACATATCTTCAACAATCAAAATGTGAaacaatgtacaacaatgtaaatgtaaaacttgaccATAACTATACAACACCCGAGAAAAAGTTAAGTGAAGGTTCACGTGTTGCGCTACATGCTTCACAAGGCATTGCCCAAGCATCTGGAAGCAGTGGTCCAGCTTTGGCTGATGTTCTCGTGTGGCCCGAAACTCCAACCAGAAAAGgcaaaagaaaaacagaaagagtACCTTACGTTGTTTCTTcgaagaaatggaaaataatttatgaagaaaaggaagaaaaaaaggcaaaagaAGAAAGAGCCAAGGCAGAAAGGAAAAGACTACGAGAAGAAAAGAAGTTAAGTAAAGCCCAGAAAGGAAACTCTACTAAACAACATAGTAAGATTTctgttaagaagaaaaattatgaagatcaattATGTGGGAAAGTCAAAGTTGAAAAGTCAATTGATGTTGATAACGGACCGTCTGTATCACATAAGCCTAAGTCTGTGGGGAAAAAGTTGTTTCCTGTAACAAAAAATGGATTGTGCTACAGTTGTGGGACTAACTTCAAAGACGAAGAAGTCTCCCAACCTGTTGAATGTGACATGTGTGATAGactgtatcatataaaatgtatacaaaacagagAGGACCTTGATCAACATGATCCTGTGTTTGTATGCAACATATGTTTGGACTTTGGAAATGAAATTGCCaacgaattaaacatttaa